The Triticum aestivum cultivar Chinese Spring chromosome 5A, IWGSC CS RefSeq v2.1, whole genome shotgun sequence genomic sequence GTCTGGAGTTTGGTATTAGTGGGTGGAGTATGCTGGGAATCATGGTTGATTGTGCGCGTATGAATCTTTCCACCCTAAAGAAAGAATGGAGCTTGAGGATTTACGGCTCCATGTGTCACTGAAATGTGGGTCCTGGTGCCACATTTCAGTGGCAAATCACCAGGTTCAACCTTTTTTAGACAGGATATTAAAGAAAGAGAAGAGTTTTCACTTTTCACCAAGTAATTAAGCCACTATCACAAGTTTACGATGCGATGATTGATGAAAAGTTGGGAGTCAACTCAAGGACTGATGCTTGTAGCATACAGGGAGAACCTGAAATACATTAGTTACAAGTTAGAACAGTAATGTTTCATTCTCCAGCCATACAAGCATTTTGGGTCGCCCACTGTCGGTCCCTCTTAATCAGTCGTAAACTAATTTTGTAATTTACTACTGGCTTTGGCAATGAACTTTGCCGCACTTTCTTTTACGCATGGTGAAAACTCATTTCCAGTGCTATTAATGATACGTATTTTGTAAGTCCGTTATCTCCCAAAGGAGTCGTGACTATTTTAATTTTCTGAAATTTGATTCATCTTGGCTCATATTATGCTCTTTAGTTTCCAGTGACATCCAGCAATCAACTTCATAGGTTAGCTATACATTATTATTATTGTTCATAAACTGAGTGTTTAGTGTTCTTCTGCTGTGTGCAGGTCAAATTTGTGATTGATGGTGATTTCATGCCTATCCCAGAGAGTAGCATAAGAAATGCCATAAGAGAGAATTATTCCCGTGGGAAATTTTGGCCTGAACTTACCTTTACGCAAGTAAGTGGGAACCAGTGTTTATTTATGTTTTGTACACTTCAGGAGAGGTGAAACGAACTGTGCTGAATCTTTCTTGTATACTTGTAACTCCTGTACAAAGAGGTTCTAACTTCAGGCAGTCTGCCAGATGAACACTCATTTTCGCTTATGTATGGTCTTTTGCATACAGCAAAGTATCAAATTAGTCAATTCACATCTTGCTGTGCCTAGTTTGAACTTTGAACAGTAGTTTCCACCCTTACTTCAGTACTTGCTGTTACGGTGTAAAGTGTAAACACATGTAGAAGCAAGTCGAGATTGATAGGGATTATTATGTAATCTGTATTCACTATGGTTTAACTTTGAAGAACTGAACTTATCTTTGCAATGCGTTTATCCTCCCATCTTTCTGTTCTGTCTTAATTTTATCAGTCCTTAGCTGTGAACTATATCATGCATTTACCTGCACTGAATTTTCAATGTTTTTGGTAATTCTGTTGTAGGTTGAGAAACTGAGAGCATTGTTCCGTCCAGTTACTTCACTGCCAGTGCCAGAGGCACCACCCCTGCATTATGTTGACAACAGGCATCCCGCTCAATCTGCTGCTTTTCTGCCTCCTTCAGCTTCATACCCAACACAGCCAACTTCTTATGTGCATCACCCAAGCACTTTTGCTCCTACTCCAGCTGCTCATCTGGTGCCAAATCAACCTTACCCACGCCCAGATTCTCACCTTCCTGTGACTGCTCAATACACAACACCTGCTTACTATGCGACCCCAACTGCGTATCCGTATCAAGCAGGTTATCAAGCATATGGTCCACCTCCTGCCACCTACCACTACGCCCAAGCGCCTCCTTTGCAATATCACTATGCGCAAGCCCAACACCCTGTGCCAGAACATGTTACAGACCCTGCCTATTCCTCTGATCCCTACTATGCTGCTAATCGGAATGATCCATATCGATATGATGCTGTGAAATCTCATTACCAGGAAACTACTTCTGGGAGGTATGTATGGTAGCCACCGATTGGTCCTAGTACTTTCCTCTTTCCTAGTATCTGCTACATGCGAAGAAATCATTTTACAAAACAATCTGTATACATCCGTCAAATGTCGGCCCGTTGATGTCTCGAAACCGCATTGTTCAGCTAGTCTAGATAGTTCCAAAAAGAAACTACTTGCAGGGACAATGTGGATATAGATACATACTTTGCGTGTTGGAACTGCCCATTTATTCATGTGTTTTTCCTTGTGGCTACATGCACAAATAATTGATGGGTTTGTACTTTTGCCTCGTACGTTCTTGTGTTTCAGAGCTGCCTATGGTGCACCACCACATGAAGCAGCCGCGACGAACCTGCAGCTCGTCAGGCACCATGGGTACGCTCCAGGCAGCGAGGGTGCAGCCGGAGGAACCCCACAGCGCAGTGCTGAAGGAGCAGCGCCGGCGACCGATGATGACAACTGGCCGCCCGCCCCAGCGACCACACAGGCTGTGCCATCGGTGCATGGCGtcgcagctgcaccagcttacctGTGACCATTCAGTTCTTTTTGCTGGTGTGCTTGACCAAGGGACTGGGATTTCAGACCGGTGAAAGATGGCATCGCTCTCGTTTCTGCTGATGTGTTTGGTATGATGTACAGATGGATTCAGCTGCTGCTCTTTGGTTTGCTAGACTAGTGGTACTAACTGGTAGCCTAGCACGATCCTTGACCGTTTTGCGCAAGTTGTTGAGATGGGTCATTGTGTTTGTGGGTGTTTTTTTTGACAAAATTGACTCCTTATCGAAAGTTCAGCCAAAAGATAATCCTTTTGCTCAACTGAGTGAAATGAAGTTTCCAGTACAAGATTCTCACCGTTTTTTTTTAATCAAATCGAGATAGCAATCGTAATCCAACTCCCTGAAGAGATGGTTTTCCCTCTCAAGGTTGCTGGAAAAAAAATCCAGAGATATTATGATGCTAAATCACCCAGAATTATTACAAGATAAATCACCCATAATTATTACAAGTATTATTGTTATCTTGATGTTCATGATGATAAGTCACATGAGAGTCCTGCAtatttaaaataggatttttgttGTATCTCAAATAAGTCGAGTAGTTGTCCAATGATGAATTTGGAAGACGTTCATAGTCTGAACCGCGGTGTCGTAGTCTTTTGGCACAACGATCACCAATGTAGCGCGGCCGTTGGATCCTCTGCGCCGGTCGATCTCAACGGCGGAGGACGCGCCCGACGCGAGCCCCGCAACCCCATTGGAAATGGCGCTGTCGGCGCAGGCCGCCGTCGCCCCGCGTCTCCTCCACCCTCCCTCGCGCCGGCTCACGTCTGCTCCAAGTACGGCGCCTCCTCTCCTGCCCCTCCTCCGCTCCGGCTCCGTCTACCCCCGGTGGACGCGGCGGGCGAGCGTGCGGGTCCGcgcgggcgccggcggcggaggcgagcggaGGAGGGAGTCCCCGTACGAGGTGCTGGCGCGTGGCGCCGTCGGCGTCGCCCGCGGAGATCAAGCGCGCGTACCGGCGCCTCGCGCTCAAGTACCACCCGGACGTCAACAAGGAGGTGCGGTGCTCCCATCCAAGCAGCAGGATTCAGCGATGGAACTAGCTTCAGTACTGCTACCCCAATGGAGATTTTGCTGACCAACCTCCTGGTTCAATGCAGGCGAATGCTCAGGCCAAGTTTCTGAGGATCAAgcacgcctacaacacgctgatgAGCTCGGAGGGCCGGTCCAAGTACGCCGATGCAGAAGAGGAGTTCGATTGGCTCGGTACTGACatctcctctcttctcttctgctcCAACAAACCATGTTTTGTTATACTCACTGAGATGGGCATCTCATTGAAGTTTTCTGCCAAGAAACTACTGTACTTGTAGATTTAAGGTTCCATTGCAGTCTTCTTTCTTTGAATCTGCAAGTAAATAAGATACTTATTCAGACGTAAACAAGCGTGATTGATCGAAAAGTGTTCATTTCGCTGACACCGCTCCGGTTCTCATTTTGTAGCGGCTATCATTAAAAGCATGGAAGCATATCAATATCAGGACTCGGATGATGACCTGGATTTAGACTGGAAACCTGAAGGCCTGTGGGAACAAGTGTTTGCGTACTCTCTAATTATATCCATGCTTATCTACGTTCTCACATAATGCACTTAGATATGTTTGTTATATATACTTGGATGTTCTCACACTTTTAAGGATGTGAGAATACACTTGTGTTCCTAGTTGTATATGCACCGTATATggtttttttttaatattttaataAAAACTCAAAATAGGTAAGAACTATTTTGACAAAAAACTTGACTTACctttgcactagtatataaattttcacgAAAAAAATAAAAGTTGACTTCACAGCAAAAAAGTCAAAATtaatttgctattataggtcactattcacactattttagccaaaaatttgtcttttttgaaaagaagtcaaagggatattttctttttgtggattttttttctcACGGGTACAATAAAAGGtgaagtttatttcaaaaatattttcaggatttttttaattttttgttgaATTACTATTTTTTTCCATATAAGGTGTAGATGTCCACATAGACCACAAATCCGCCTCCCATGCTTATCTACCTTCTCACATAATGCACTTAGATATGTTTGTTATATACTTGGATGTTCTCACACTTCTAAGGATGTGTGCATTTGCATTTCTAAAGCAAATCTtaaaaaaaaacacaaataggggGAGCTCAATTTGTATGTCAATCATCTCTTCTTGATGCATTGTTTTTGTAATTATCTCATGCTATACTCAATGGCTTTGTCACCAATCATCAAAAAGCGGAGACTGAAAGTGGACCTCCATTACCCTAGTTGGGAGTGAAATTCACCTACGGTCGCTGGACTCATCCCCAAACTTGACATCGGTCACCGGACTTATGAATACCTTGATAATGGTCATGAACGTTACATCAGTGAACAGAGACGGTCACCGCGTACGGTTTGGCTTCGTATTACGCCTTACGTGGCATACAGTTTGACCACTTGACCGACAATGTgacaaaagtgtgtgtgtgtgtgtgtgtgtgtgttgggggggggggggtcataaaAGCTCCCTGTACCTTAGTGTACAATTTTTCGTCAATCTTCCTAGCCTCTCCCTCTCTCATTTCGATCGCGGTTGAGGCGGGAAGATAAGGGGTTAGGGGGGAGTAAGTGGTGGACTTGATCAACCACCGGCGGCTTGATTGGCGACGAGATGTTTTGTCTGGAGGAAGGCTCGGGCAATGCCTGTTCGTCAGAGGCAGGTGGGTTGAAGGAGACGCTAGTAACCGATGGCCCCTGTTGTTTGTCACCCGGAGAATGAACCACCACCCAATGGTAAGTGCCCAATGATCCACCCTTTTCTGCTCGAAATCATGTGGCGTCATCCATGTTTGGTGTCGCATTGCCATAGTCAATCGATTTTGAGCATGTACCATGTCAAAATCGGGGTTCCGTGCTAGGGTTTGGAGTGGGGTTTTGGTAGGATTTAAATATAGGGACATTGAGGTCCAAATCATGTGATGTTGTCGTTCTTTAGTATTGCATTGCTATAATATATTCACTTTGATTTAGCATGACAAAATCTTGATGTTGCGATAGGGTTTGGACTGGTCGGTTAGGGGAGGGTGTAAATTTGGGGCTTTTTGTTTATGATGTTTAATTATGTACTCTGGATGTTGCATTGATGCAATACATTTACGTTGGGATGTTGTATATATGCACATATGAAGATAACCCATATCTGTCTGTTCAGACATGGCAGGGAGAATTTACATGGAGAATGGTAGACATAAGAAGTATGGTGGCTAGAGACTTTGGTATGTTCACATAGACAAGATGACTTGGTGACCATCGGTTGTGGATGATCTAATAGAGGAGACAGGTTATGAGGTGGGAAGGATGAAAATGTATTACCGTATGCCTGGTCTACAAGTAAAAACTAATGGACTTAAAGAAATAAATGATCCTTATGGCAATATGAGGGCCTTTGTGACCTTTAGGCATCACTTCATGGATATATACCTGGTCCATGATGAAACCATTAGGGATTTTGATAATGTTGTGAGATTTCCAATTATAAAATTACCTCCTATCGTTAGCTCTCTTAAGCTTGGAGCTGTGGGAGCATAGTCCAAACCTATAAAAGTGGCTAGGCCTATAGTAGAGGAAGCAAAGTTCATGTGTGCAGCTACATTACTGAAGAAGAAAGGCAAGAGAGTGGCTGATATGGATGTTGCTAACAGTGCTAAGTATGGTGATGAGACTGGAGATGTGAATGACAGTGGAGACGCAATAGAATCATCAGATGATGACAGTGGCATTAACTACAATGCAGAAATTGCAGACAATGACTATGCCATCTCAAAAGGAGATGATGATTTGTATGTCAACGATTTCTTTGATGAAGAAGAGAAAAGGAATGAAGAACATGCAGAGGATTCAAAAGATGATGAGCTACACAGGCCAAAGTCTGATGAAGATGGAGTTAAGATGAAATTCAAAGCATTTAGGTATGATGATATTCTATGTCCTATTCCATCTGGGCAAGTGTTCTAGAGTGTTGAGCTACTTAGGAAGGTTGTCAAAGAATATTCACGCAAGAACAGGGTCAACATCAAGATAACATCTAATGACAAGATGAGGTTGACTGTACGGAAAACCACCAGCAATCTTGATAGGGTGGTGCGCATGACCGGAAGTACCAGAAGGGATCACACATGGGGGGTTTACCTAGGTTTGGACCCTCATcttggaggtaacaccctactcctgctttagtttTTGATTGATGGGGGGAACGCCTCGTGTGAGGGGGTTACAATATCTATGGAGATGTTGCTATCGAGACTGTGACTTGATGTCAATGCCCTGAACTATCCTAAGGTATCACCTTATAAAGGGGGGCGAGTCCTAGGGTTACTTGGTTTGCTAACTGGCCTGGAGCCCTGATCGGTACGAGGGCTTCTTGACTTGCATGCCAAGATGAAGATACTTCCGGATTGAGGGCTTCTTGTGGGACGAGGGGCTCTGGCCACACCTTGTCTTGTTGGGACCTAAGGCCGGCCCATCGACAAGCCACCCTCGGTTCAgtacaccgtcagtagcccccgagcttGTTTGGAGTTTTGGCCATGCTTTTTCCAAATTTCTTGAGGACGAAATCCGGACAAGCTCCTCCCATATAAAATGATTGAGCTAGTCTGGCTTCAACTTATCCGGCCTTAGCTGGTTCGTCTTCTTTTCCAACTTTTACATGCAGAGATCATTTGACAATGTCATTGTGAGAACTAGCTGGTTCATTTCCTCTTTGCCTTGGATTGTAATTAACTTGTGGTCACATATCCGTAAACCTCAACGAGAGTCAAATACCATTTCTTGTGCTCTCTGTGGGATCCATACTCTTACTTCGAAAAAGCTAGAACTGTGCTTTGTGCACTTGCAAACCATCAAGGGGACGGTGAGCAGTTATAGCAGACCGGGCATAGGCAAGACAAAAAACAGACCCGAATCTTAGTTTGCGGCAAGAACAAGCGTGAAGAACAGGCACAACCAAAGAACATAGTAGATCCCCGAGTAGCTGGAAATACGAAAAGGAACGACGAGCAAGGACGTCAGATCAGGAATAGGCAAAAGCGAAATCAAGTCCGAACTTTAGTCAGTCGGAGAAGCAAACGACACGTTGGCGGACGAAGCAAACAGAGCGCCAACGAGCGGCAAAACCACCATGGAAGCTGGAGGAACCGGGCACGGGATGTAAGAAGCACCTGGCGTGCACAACGTGTGGCATGCAGTGTGGAACGACGAAGATGAAGAAATCTCGACAGAAGCGAGAAGAGACATATGAGAGTTGGGGGCTACCCCACGCACAATGCAAACCCATTGCGAGAGACGGGTGCGACAAGAAACATGAGCCACTAACCAGCGGGACTAGAAAcaaacatgtggttggatggttagaaggacaATGATATCACCAGCCCACCAGAGAGTAATGGTGTTcatatttttctggatttatttcaaatTTTTCGGCGATGCACTTTCAGTGAAAGAAGACGTTCCTGTTGACTACAAGACATccgtggtgacttcgtcaatcttaaaATGATATGTCGATTCAGTCTCTCGAAGATGCTTATAGGAATAAGATGTGCGTCTCTGTGTTTATAAGGACACAATCACGGTCGCGCATACAACATCGATGCGAAGTTGCATGATAAGAGGAGAAAAGGAAGTATCTCAAATAAGCCCAGTACTTATTCAATGATGAATAGATCAAAAAATTTCTTGGAAAAAGAGAGAAAATGTTCATGACGATAATTCACACGCTAGTCTTGCATATTTAAAATGAGGTCCCGTGCATGCATCTTTCCGACACATACACTGTTGTTGTGTACTATACACAGTACATCTCATTCCACTTCTCTCTTTTCACTCAACTTCTCCattctttttcatttgattttcATTTTCATATATCTTTTGGGTCAAAAGTGTGAATTTTGATATCTTTGCATATTTGGGTTCTTGGCGACAAGAGCTATTTAATGAGACCATTGTTGAATATATTTCCAGAAAAATGATTTTTGAATCTTAAAACATGATGAGACTTAATGAAACCACACAAAATTATAGACATTTGTCTAGCATAATGTATCGAAATGTTACATAAGAATTTATTGCGTCCCAATGTCAGGGATCTTGGTAGCACTTGGTAAATTTGTTTAAAAAATAATATTACGAGTTTGAATTTAACATGTATTCTTATGAAGTTATAGTAGGGTTTTTCATGTTCTAGAGTGCATCACTTTGTCACATAAAGTTTtacacaaatattcaaaacatttATGAACTAGAATCTCAGTTCAAAAGATAAAATGCATTCAAACTTGAAAATAAGATGGAAAAAACACGGGTGGGTAGAACATGGCATAGACCGCACAAAGGTAGCTACAGGAAAAGCTGCCAGCATTGATGGAGGAAGTGGGCACGCATATGCATATAACCAAATCTCCAACTAGATCAAGGGCTGAACCATGCAGGGCCGTTCCTGACATTTCAGGGGCCCGGGGTGAAAGTAAAACACGGGGCCCTTTAATATAAACATAAAATACTAGTGTATAATTTGGCCTCGGCTCTTGAACATCCTAATACATATGTGTAAATATCTCCTGCAGCTAGCCCATTAATTATCATTAGGTAAATATGAAAGCATAGCTTAGATTCTCCCTCTAATTTGAACTCCAAAGCACGTCATATACAAATTTCTAGGCTACAGATCGGTGATCCATTTTATGAAATGATAAAAAGAAGCAAATCAGGATATTTAACATGAAGCTATGTCCGTATTTCATGTTGTAATCAAAAACTGATCATACCTGGATATTGACTAGTTCTTGTGAAATAGAAATATGCTAAAAGTCACGAAAACAGTATCCGCTAAACTTTGAAAATACTTTTAAAACAACACCGTTCTGGAGATACCTCGGCAACCATTAATCCAAACTGAGCAAACTGGTTTCGATTGAAATACAATCAACGACCATTAGAAAGTTGATTTTTGTGTCATCTCGAGATTAAGCACGGATAGTGCAGTTTTCAGCACACTAACCTTATCCAATGATTGGATTATCAAAAAGCAATTCTCGGCATCGACTTCAATTAACAAAAAGCAAATTCGGGAACCAGGGACTAGGGACTACCAGAGGGGTTACCTTTGAGCTGTAGATCATGGATTTAAAAATCAACTGAGATTCTGACGATCTGATCCAATGTAAGCAGACCTTGTTCGCTCTTGTCCTTTGCTCCTGCCTGCTGCTGTGCGGTGACAAGGCGAGGCGAGGGCGCTAGATCAGGCGATGATCAGGAGATGACAAGGGCGCTCGGCGCGAGGGGAAATTCATCCTTCGCCAGCGTCGTGCATGATACATCGCCCCTCCTTGAGATCTTATCTTTTTTTTTCTGAGAAGACCTTGAGATCTTATCTGATTGATCAGGCCGTGCGGTTTTCTTTCCGAGAGATCGTGCATGTATTTTTTAGGCACAAgtcgtgcgtgcatgcatggttgCCATATCAAGTTGTATACGTACACGCAAAAGGACTGAAGCCATGCTACGATCCAGATTCGTTTTCTTTCCtagaaaaaattgattttttttcagCCGAAGCCATGGGCTACTTGCAAACCTGAGAGTGGGCCCTGCatcttgggggcccggggcggccgcccccctgcccccctcagggccggccctggcaCCATGCATGGGACATCCCGTGCATGGTAAATATGCTTTTCTCTATTTAAAACAGGATCTTGTATTTTGTGTCCTCAAATAAACCGGATCTATACTTCGGCGGCTAAAATTACAGTTTGCGTAAAAGTAGTAAGGTAGGTGCTGACACATCGAGAGGTTGCTAATCATCAGCTTATAACAGCGGCCGTTGGATCCTCAGTGCCGGTCGATCTGAACGGCGGAGGACGCGCTCGCCGCGAGCCTCGCAACCCCATTGCAATGGCGCTGTCGGTGCAGGTCTCCGCCGTCGCCGCCCAGCATGTCATCCCTCTCTCACGCCGCCTCGCGTCTGCTCCGGGCCCGGCGCCTCCTCTCACTCTCCACCGGTCCGGCTCCAGCTCCGGTCGGTTGGCGCGGCGGGCGAGCGTGCGGGTCCGCGCGGGCGCCAGCGGAGGCAGGCGGTCCCTGTACGAGGTGCTGGGCGTGGCGCCGTTGGCGTCGCCTGCCGAGATCAAGCGCGCGTACCGGCGCCTTGCGCTCAAGTACCACCCGGACGTCAACAAGGAGGTGCGGTGCTCCCCTCCTCTTCCCATCCAAGCAGCAGGATTCAGCGATGGAACTAGCTTCAGTACAGTTTCCTGATGGAGATTTTGCTGACAAGCTCCTGGTTCAATGTAGGCGAATGCTCAGGAGAAGTTTCTGAAGATCAAgcacgcctacaacacgctgatgAACTCGGAGAGCCGGCCCAAGTATTCGGGCGGCGGCCATGATGCACAAGAGGAGTTTGATTGGTTCGGTACTGAAATCTCTTCTCTTTTGCTCTAATGTCAAACTATATTTCGTGCCAGTCAGTAAAATGGACGTCTGATCAATGATCAACTACTGATCAGATGTCTTTGTTTTTCCGTACTTACTCAGATATAAGAAGTGTAATTGATCGAAAATGTTCATTTCATTGACACCACTTCGGTTCTCATTTTGCAGCGGCTGTCATTAAAGAGATGGAAACATATCTGAACTCGGAAGATGGCCTGGATTTAGAGTGCAAACCTGAAAGCGTGTGGGAAGCAGTATTTTCGTGTTTTCTAATAATCGCCATGCTTATCTTCGTGCATCAAGAAGACTTGATTGTCCTCATCAAGTTCTTATCATTAGAAGTGCGCATTTTCATCAAAAAGTGTTGTATGACAATCAACTCTTGTATCAGAAAGAGTTGATCGTCAGTGTTTATGTATTCTCTAATGATAACTGGTCTTATCGCCACTCTTATCTTCTATATACTATACCTGACATAAACATGATACTTATTGAGCTTATTTCATGTATAGCATATAATCTTACTATCTACTATCATGTTTGGCTATAAGTGGGACATCATTGGTGGCCCCCACAAAATGTATCTAGTTGTTGTCCTCATCAAGTTCTTAGTATGTACTTTCAAGGTTTTTAGTGAATCCAAGATTCACATTGAGTATAGAACAACCATACTATGAAGTGGGGCATAAGCAAATACTATGTTTGAACTCCAAGAACAGTTCCTAAGCCAAAATCCTCCAAATTCTACTCCATGGCCATCACTTTGTATGGGTTTCTCTAAGAGCCTTGTACCTCCGAAAATTTATCTTCCTACACTATCAACCCTCTTAGGGTTATTCATATTCAGGGAAGAAACCTAGTTTCAAGAATTCGGAGCCACCGCTTATGTTGTTCCAGAACTGCCGAGTCAAATCCTCCTTACACGTCCTTTGTTTGCTATGGCACTTTTGAGCACATCATTTTTCTTCAGCACTTCCGAGCCGTGTCGGTTTGCTTCTCTACTAACTACTGGTCACAGTAGAACTTGGGTACCTCTCTTTCTTTTCAGACGGAACTTCCTAGTTGTGACTCAACACTTTCTACAAATTCTCATTCCAACAACTGCTCGGTTTACTACGGTAGCCATTCTATCTccgcaaaaagtgctgcattttttGTTTGGAAATGTCGGTCAACTTTCAGTTGGTACTTTTGAGTACTGTATTTCTTATGGTTCCTGAACATTGCCCTGCTCGTTCAAATTTATTTGAACTGTCTTGATAGTTTTGTTAGTTTACTACCTAAGTACCTATGCTTCCGCCCCTAGTATCTTCTCATACCTTTCATGGCTACAACAATCTGTTTCATTCATCATTGTTCATCCTTGTGAGCCACTTCCATCCCACTTCACCTCACTCCATCCACCTACCACATAGAGAAAGAGGGATAAggcaagaaagaagaaagaagtgtTGGGTGATTCCATGTGGTAGGTGGATGGAAAGCCAGGAACTCCTCTTTATTAAATCCCTACACCTCAAATTCATATTTTCACCGCAATCCTACCCTTGTGTCAACATGGCAATGGGGAACCGCTAGCCACAGGGGGGAGAAACCTATTAGGGCAAGTGTATGGAAAAAAATACCCATGGCTAAATAAATGAGAAAAACCTCACCCATCAGGTAGTGCAGATACGGGAGGTAGAAACCATACCTGCATATCCACGTACCCATGTACTAATATACTCTAACATGTGGGACCTAGATGTCATTGTCTAAAATTAAAAAACCTTGCTTGTAAGACCCCCAGTCTGTGTCGCCCAAATTCCATCACGCCATCGCACGCACCGCACACACTCATCCACCCTCCCAACTCTCGTTCCTGATTCCTCGCCCTGTCTCGTTGCTTAATCCTAGGTGGATAGGCGGGAGACCTTTTCCCCGCATGCACCTGCAATCCTCTCGTGTGACCATGCAACTGTCTCCTCTCGCGGTCTTGCCTCAGCGGATGCATGGATGCACCTCACTTATTTTTCCTCCACAAAGTCAGGCCGCCCCCTTCACCACCGCTAGACG encodes the following:
- the LOC123105701 gene encoding chaperone protein DnaJ-like; this encodes MALSVQVSAVAAQHVIPLSRRLASAPGPAPPLTLHRSGSSSGRLARRASVRVRAGASGGRRSLYEVLGVAPLASPAEIKRAYRRLALKYHPDVNKEANAQEKFLKIKHAYNTLMNSESRPKYSGGGHDAQEEFDWFAAVIKEMETYLNSEDGLDLECKPESVWEAVFSCFLIIAMLIFVHQEDLIVLIKFLSLEVRIFIKKCCMTINSCIRKS
- the LOC123105698 gene encoding extensin, whose protein sequence is MATDASPPPPRKSPGPQPAADPPEGASPLPAGYIFMCSGETRPECFRYRVLGLPRGRLDAVSRIRRGAALFLYDFHAKHLYGPYRADSDGGLALEPAAFQGRYPAQVKFVIDGDFMPIPESSIRNAIRENYSRGKFWPELTFTQVEKLRALFRPVTSLPVPEAPPLHYVDNRHPAQSAAFLPPSASYPTQPTSYVHHPSTFAPTPAAHLVPNQPYPRPDSHLPVTAQYTTPAYYATPTAYPYQAGYQAYGPPPATYHYAQAPPLQYHYAQAQHPVPEHVTDPAYSSDPYYAANRNDPYRYDAVKSHYQETTSGRAAYGAPPHEAAATNLQLVRHHGYAPGSEGAAGGTPQRSAEGAAPATDDDNWPPAPATTQAVPSVHGVAAAPAYL